The stretch of DNA CAAATTTAAATCAAGATAAGCAAAGGGCGCCTAGACTTCTTATAAACCGGCTCACTGCAAACGACAACTAAACCGTCATGTGAATACTTTTccgagaatataaaaaaaaaaaagagaaaaaaaaactgagaacccCGCCATTATCAAACTTACAATAAACTCATTTCGCgcgactggttttttttttttgtcttcaatGAGCCGAGGTCACGCttcgtaaaaaatttttttttttttttttgtttttttttttttttttttttttttttcaagtttgggACACTTGAGGATTTCAAAACGAACTTCCTTGATTAGAACATTACGACGATTCGGTCTACATTTTCCTCGGCCTTCGTTAGAGAGTTTGCCTGTGGAAAATGAGTAATGAAGCacagttcgtgtgtgtgtgtgtgtttgtatttcttAATCAAAAGGAAAATGTTGAAGGAAATGCTAATATCCactaatgaaaaggaaaatgttatAGGAAATGCTGATATCCACTATGTATTCAGCCTCTACCTTTACAGAGAGCATTACTTTCAATTCACAGATGTTGTATTTACAGATTTAATTTCAGCACCAGTTCACACACTTAGTATCAGCCACAATACTCAATACCGCACTAATTATGGCAGCAGTGGAATCTGATAAACTACAAGTGAAGTAAAAGTGAAAGTTGCAACGATGAGAATGCAAAATATGAACAGACATGTAGAGAATAATCTCCTAATCCACAGTGACAATATAACGTTAATACTGGATTTTTCAAAGTGACTTAAAAAGGaactacttttatatatatatatatattcatatatatatatatatatataaatatataatatatatatacgtttatatatatatatatatatgtatatataattatatatatatatatatatatatatatatataaaagaggttcaggaggtccattgatactaaacatgaagggccaagatttatttataaatcgTTTTCGCactcaactttgtgcatcttcagtctgtaaaaagagaaatgcatatattaaaaactaaaaatctttttacagacttaagatgcacaaagttgatatgcgaaacgttttataataatcttggccttcatgtttagtatcaatggacctcctgaacctcttatgtatatatatatatatatatatatatatatatatatatatatatatgtgtgtgtgtgtgtgtgtgtatatatatatatatatatatatatattatatatatatatatataacgtatatatatatgatatgtgtgtgtgtgtgtgtgtataaacaaaagACAAGTTCGAGAACAAAAGGGAAACAgacaaataagaacaaaaaacaaaagtaggCCGCTGCATAACACACGAGAGGCTTCTAGAAAGacgacatgtgtgtgtgtgttttttttctcctgttcGTTTTCCTCCCCAATAATAGAGCGATTCCCTGAGGATCTTTGAAGGAAAAGGTGGATAATGAGGATAATGGTCCTTTACGCCCCATTAGGCGTTCCCGACGACACTGCAGAAAAGGGGAGGATAAATCCCCGTGACACATTGTTACCCTCCCGAGgacaagaaagaaaagagaaagaagaagaaaaaatcaaattaagtGCACTAAAGGCGATGACATTTGGACCTCCCCGAAAAACCTGAAGCTTGATGGAAGATGTcccggagaagaagaagaagaagaagaagaagaaaaagaagaagtagaggaagaagaagaagaagaagaagaagaagaagacgtagaggaagaagaagaagaagaagaagacgaaagagaggagcaagaagaagaagatgaactcCCTCACCGTTTGGCAAAAGGATGGCGGCCATTGAAGGATTTGGTACGATGACGTTTACCTTAAACGAGGCTTAAAATTGCTATGGAAGTCAAGAgacttaataaatataaatttaacatatttttgtGCGTTTATTACGTAAAAATAACGCCTCATCATACCCCATTATAATTCTATGTAAAGTTATTCTCCATTTTTCATGTCAAGCAAATTTTGATCCTGGCTTCCATTGACAAAAGGGAACTAGACTTTTTAAATTCAAGATTTTAGTgtcatcattattcagaagatgaaatctgTTCATAAGGAACAAAACAACATAATGAAATTGCAAAAACTCATCCCAAGTCACTCAAGCAACGTAACAACACTCGTTGTTTCACAGTGATTGATCAGACAGAACCAGCTCACCTGAAGTTTGGCCACCTTGTTTCATGATTCACCAAGATACCCCAAAGACTTATTCACCCAGATACCCCAAAGACAAACCAGAACGCCTTGCACCTGGTGCCCTCAAAGCATTGCACCTGGCGGTCTCAAAGGTCAATCAGCCTCTGCAATTCTGAACTAGGCAAGATAGCTTGGTCACAGTGATTTATGCCCACCAACCATGGTAAGGCAGAGTTCCAAATTAACTCAGTTAAAAGGTAAGGTACACAAAGGACTGCCCCCCAAAACGAGGAGGTATAACCCATTTCAAGCGCGACAAACATCGTGGTATAGTCCtgacactaagagagagagagagagagagagagacccatatcTCTCTGTCAGGCTGTGTATTAAAACCATAAGAAGGAGATGCGTTGATTTCAATTCTAGGTGCAAAACTTTATTTCGCCAGGTAAATTTTACATTGCAGTCAGAAAGAACTCATAGCTGAATAGACAGGCCCCTGTTTCCTTTAATCAAACCCAaggcataggttcgaatcctggtaaaggcatatgcacatatatatacgtaattaccTTTAGATGTAAAGTATTGTCAAGGGAAAATGAATACAATCGGAacggtatttgtggcttaataaattataattggacattattttcttttcatttgagaTAAtacagtgcctcagtggcgtagtcgatttggtcttggcctgccacctcgttggccgtaTGTtcaattctcggtcattccattgaggggtcagagatgtgtatttctggtgatagaagttcatactcgacgtggttaggaagtcacgtaaagccgttggtccctaagctgaataaccactggctccattcaacgtaaaaacatttgaaataatacACGAAGAGTTGATTACATATTGGTTAACTTCATAGCAACCAGACTTAGAGAAGTAATTTAATTCATTAGTGAAAAAGATTATACACACAGCGGTGCAGCTTTGTAATGAATGAAACAAAAGTACGATACAAATATCAGTAAGTATAAACACAGCAACTGGCAGACAAAACATCTACTCGTATATGCATATTCTTGTAACAAACAAGACGAAGAACAGccttaaaaaatacttttcacTGAACGTAATCTTGCCAAAATAATTCGCTTGTTCGTAGGAACAAAATAAGGAACACGACGAGGGAAAAGGGACAAATATGAAACGAATATGGAAACGTATGAATGAGGACATTATATAACATCTCCTACACGAGGAAATGATGCCTTTTTACCTATTCCCATAAACGTCTCATTATACCGTCGACAAACAACAAGGAGTTATACGACACCGCCTGGCTGTCGACAGGTACTATCAATTCACCATATTTTACAGTAGAGTCTTCGGCGGGAGTGTCTCCTGTCCTCTTCTTTTTAAAGGACCCGTCAGCACTTACCGatcttttcatggatttttggtgttattattatatatatagatatattatatatatatataataatatatatatatatatatatgcgtatatatacacatatacatatataaatacatatataaactatatatatattttttcagtgttAGGGAAAGTTTGAAGTTGAATTATTTTGCGTTTCTTCAAGTATGTTTTGTCACTtatttatactactactactactactactactactactactactactactataataataataataataataataataataataataatgggtcaaACTATTTGATATCTTGAACACAAAGAGGAGATCAGACCAATGTTTGCCCGTAGATTCACGGGCATAATGTATATGAATTTGCTTAACTCCATCAAATTGAggtttgcataattttttttactagtttgATAATGACGTATGT from Macrobrachium nipponense isolate FS-2020 chromosome 18, ASM1510439v2, whole genome shotgun sequence encodes:
- the LOC135196699 gene encoding histone H3.v1-like yields the protein MAKDSGKRELEWLDSKTETKKRERRTRKKRERRRKNQIKCTKGDDIWTSPKNLKLDGRCPGEEEEEEEEEKEEVEEEEEEEEEEEDVEEEEEEEEDEREEQEEEDELPHRLAKGWRPLKDLVR